The Planococcus liqunii genome includes a region encoding these proteins:
- a CDS encoding TIGR00266 family protein, with protein sequence MNNHEIDFKLHGDDLQFVEVELDPNETVIAEAGALMMMEDGIVMETIFGDGSKGGGSGIMGKLMSAGKRVITGESLFMTTFTNQGTGKRHVSFASPYPGKIIPMDLSTLGGKIICQKDAFLAAAKGVSIGVEFQRKLGTGFFGGEGFIMQKLEGDGMAFVHAGGTLYRKNLQKGEVLRVDTGCLVAMTADVDYNIEMVSGVKTALFGGEGLFFATLRGPGSVWIQSLPFSRLASRVFAAAPQNPAGRSQGEGSVAGGLFDLLGGK encoded by the coding sequence ATGAATAACCACGAAATCGATTTTAAATTGCACGGAGACGACCTTCAATTTGTGGAAGTGGAGCTGGATCCGAACGAAACCGTTATTGCGGAAGCGGGCGCATTGATGATGATGGAAGACGGCATTGTCATGGAAACCATATTTGGCGATGGATCAAAAGGCGGCGGCTCCGGCATCATGGGCAAATTGATGAGTGCCGGCAAACGCGTCATTACCGGCGAAAGTTTGTTTATGACGACGTTCACTAACCAAGGCACCGGCAAACGCCATGTATCGTTTGCCTCCCCATATCCTGGAAAAATCATACCGATGGATTTAAGTACGCTTGGCGGCAAGATCATTTGCCAAAAAGATGCGTTCCTGGCAGCCGCTAAAGGCGTATCGATCGGCGTGGAATTCCAGCGGAAGCTTGGCACTGGCTTTTTCGGCGGTGAAGGGTTTATCATGCAGAAGCTCGAAGGCGACGGGATGGCATTTGTCCATGCGGGTGGAACACTTTACCGCAAAAACCTGCAAAAAGGCGAAGTGCTGCGCGTAGATACGGGATGCCTTGTGGCGATGACCGCGGACGTAGACTATAATATCGAAATGGTTTCAGGCGTTAAAACCGCACTTTTTGGCGGTGAAGGGCTGTTCTTTGCGACACTTCGCGGACCGGGAAGCGTTTGGATTCAGTCCTTGCCATTCAGCCGGCTTGCGAGCCGTGTCTTTGCGGCGGCTCCACAAAATCCTGCCGGCCGCAGCCAGGGCGAAGGCAGCGTTGCCGGCGGCTTGTTCGATTTGCTGGGCGGAAAATAA
- a CDS encoding hemolysin family protein, whose protein sequence is MDSILILNLFLVVLLIALTALFVGSEFSIIRVRTSRIDQLISEGSKNAIKTKKISDNLDYYLSACQLGITVTALGLGWLGEPTVERMLHPLLDSFGVGDPTASILSFTIAFVAITYFHVVLGELAPKTLAIQYAEKMALFLSGPLILFGKIMNPFIWLMNGSARLLLRMFGIEPADHEQAHSEEELKIIMTQSYQSGEINQTELSYMQNIFSFDERCAKDIMIPRTQMESISLEMTHNDLMEIVREHEYTRYPITENGDKDNIIGFINVKEMLTNYTFTEDLRESLAVHDIPFVMEAAPIQDVLRTMQKERVHMAIVIDEYGGTSGVITMEDILEEIVGEIRDEFDDDERDEIKALDTFNYLLNGRVLLSDLEDRFAITFDDSEDVDTIGGWVQLKNIDIHEGESIDMPNHTVTVKEMENHQIITVLLSRKEAIEKTQDDLEIAE, encoded by the coding sequence TTGGACAGTATACTCATATTGAATTTGTTTTTGGTAGTTTTGTTAATTGCTTTAACCGCTTTGTTTGTCGGATCTGAATTCTCGATCATCCGTGTGCGGACATCCCGCATCGATCAGCTGATTTCGGAAGGCAGCAAAAACGCGATTAAGACGAAGAAAATTTCGGATAACCTGGATTATTACTTATCGGCATGCCAACTCGGCATTACGGTAACAGCGCTCGGACTTGGTTGGCTTGGTGAACCGACAGTCGAACGCATGCTGCACCCGCTGCTGGACAGTTTTGGTGTCGGTGATCCAACTGCATCCATTCTTTCGTTCACCATCGCCTTTGTTGCCATTACGTATTTCCATGTGGTTCTCGGCGAACTGGCACCGAAAACTTTGGCTATTCAGTACGCTGAGAAAATGGCGTTGTTCCTGTCTGGCCCACTGATTCTTTTCGGCAAAATCATGAACCCGTTCATTTGGTTAATGAATGGTTCTGCCCGGCTCTTGCTCCGCATGTTCGGCATTGAACCCGCAGACCATGAACAGGCCCATTCAGAGGAAGAGCTGAAAATCATCATGACGCAAAGTTATCAAAGCGGTGAAATCAACCAAACCGAACTATCGTATATGCAGAACATCTTTTCGTTTGATGAACGCTGTGCTAAAGACATCATGATCCCGCGCACTCAAATGGAGTCCATTTCACTTGAAATGACGCATAACGATCTGATGGAAATTGTGCGCGAACACGAATATACCCGTTATCCAATTACGGAGAACGGAGACAAAGACAATATTATTGGGTTTATCAATGTAAAAGAAATGCTGACTAATTACACCTTCACGGAAGACTTGCGAGAAAGCCTTGCGGTCCATGACATTCCTTTTGTTATGGAGGCAGCGCCTATCCAAGATGTTTTACGGACCATGCAGAAAGAACGGGTCCACATGGCCATCGTCATCGATGAATACGGAGGCACTTCCGGCGTTATTACGATGGAAGACATTCTCGAAGAAATCGTCGGTGAAATCCGCGATGAATTTGATGATGACGAACGCGATGAAATCAAAGCCTTGGACACTTTCAATTATCTGCTCAACGGCCGCGTCCTGTTATCCGATCTCGAAGATCGGTTTGCCATCACTTTTGATGACAGCGAAGACGTCGATACAATTGGCGGATGGGTCCAGCTGAAGAACATCGACATCCACGAAGGCGAATCAATCGACATGCCGAATCATACCGTGACAGTGAAAGAAATGGAAAATCACCAAATCATCACTGTCCTGTTGAGCCGGAAAGAAGCGATTGAAAAAACTCAAGACGATCTTGAAATTGCTGAATAA
- a CDS encoding YdhK family protein: MNLKQIMPVLWMVALAVFLAACSGAEEEDPHAAMDHGAMEDMDHSSSGELPNGLEKAENPAFEVGSKAVMKSDHMAGMNGAVATIAGAFDTTAYAVSYTPTSGGKKVSDHKWVIHEELRNAEAKPHQPGEKVVLEADHMNGMEGAEAVIDSAEQTTVYMVDFSSKTDGQAVKNHKWVTESELSSK, encoded by the coding sequence ATGAACTTAAAACAAATAATGCCGGTCTTATGGATGGTAGCCCTTGCAGTCTTTTTGGCGGCTTGTTCCGGTGCTGAGGAGGAAGATCCCCATGCTGCGATGGATCACGGAGCGATGGAAGATATGGACCATTCAAGTTCAGGCGAATTGCCGAACGGATTGGAAAAAGCTGAAAATCCAGCATTTGAAGTTGGTAGCAAGGCTGTGATGAAGTCAGATCATATGGCAGGCATGAATGGGGCTGTAGCCACTATTGCAGGAGCGTTTGATACGACAGCTTATGCAGTTTCCTATACACCGACTTCCGGCGGCAAAAAAGTGAGCGACCATAAATGGGTAATTCACGAGGAACTCCGGAATGCGGAAGCTAAGCCGCACCAACCGGGAGAAAAAGTGGTGCTGGAAGCCGATCATATGAACGGGATGGAAGGTGCGGAAGCCGTCATTGACTCTGCCGAACAAACGACTGTCTATATGGTGGACTTTTCATCTAAAACAGACGGGCAAGCAGTAAAAAACCATAAATGGGTCACTGAAAGTGAATTGTCTTCGAAGTAG
- a CDS encoding dynamin family protein, producing the protein MTALEHKEGLIETARLYQIFEENEDTERAAKAELFAKKILKNNFIIGFAGHFSSGKSSMINALTGETLLPSSPIPTSANIVNVHKADADFAIVNLKDQKPVYFPENYDFEAVKAFCKSGEVTQIDIGHKESVLPEGITVMDTPGVDSTDDAHRMSTESALHVADMVFYVMDYNHVQSELNFNFTKELQKYTELYLIVNQIDKHQDSELSFSDFRQSVQDSFAAWGVVPKGIFFTSLKDFSHPGNDFEQVKGLVSSVMEGWQGHAGAAAESALQQLKDEHLQFLENEKMERLQAFSSVLTEEEWAMREELKQESESVSKRLSVMDYEDWKLSFEKNRKQLLENSNIMPYELRNALTNYLESVQPNFKVGLLFSAKKTQEEREVRKTEVKDRLSVVVASQITAHLKKLMKTSLKDAGKLTDTESLAIDEMVFDVPMSLVEDQVPRGASNTADAVLNFANSISTAVQRWFIRETEAWKNAQEEKFNSLSDDVATEMDMKAEGLNQKLLAIRTLEEMDELTEKVKRAFSAMLPKQKQAAEERVQKWNESFQLDVEDMVEFDPSMLEPQKAVQSEARGLADVPAYAEFDEQAVVERAKGTANMLEPIKGFAETAEYLKRKAARLENQEFTIALFGAFSAGKSSFSNALMGETVLPVSPNPTTATINRIRPVSKDHPHETADVRLKTVSQMTEDVQNSFQVLGIAVSSLEEAYDKSANLPVNEETEQQVHKSFINAFRKGYPHFKNELGKTIRTDREEFGLYVAKEERSCFVDEIDFYYDCELTRSGVTLVDTPGADSINARHTNVAFEYIRNADAILFITYYNHAFARADREFLIQLGRVKDAFEMDKMFFVVNAIDLANNEQEKEAVVQYVQDELLRFGIRFPRLYGVSSLMALRDRETSGMPEFETAFQHFLKDELKGMAVQSLAEEEQKTVDRFRALIAQTERNLLRKDERLEELKRLEQQLRILFSTSPAAILSREALQELDELLYYVNQRVFYRFNDFFKEAFNPSVFSNKPAQQALDTALQEIADMTAFDFQQELRVTNFRLSQFIEKKIAARFKEDTAKLREMNPDFSFTPYEVEETAAVEVDRPFTGSDYSSVKSYYKNNRSFFEKNEKEKLRDALQALMEPDALKYLDKEKAELGEWADTWVDQEAEGLRQHILRQAVDQIESERTLLQQEEKLKEWKNLFSNLIAERV; encoded by the coding sequence ATGACGGCATTAGAACATAAAGAAGGTTTAATCGAGACGGCAAGGCTGTACCAAATTTTTGAGGAAAACGAAGATACCGAACGGGCTGCAAAAGCAGAACTGTTCGCCAAAAAAATCTTGAAAAACAATTTCATCATTGGATTCGCCGGCCATTTTTCTTCCGGAAAATCTTCCATGATCAATGCATTGACCGGAGAAACACTGCTGCCATCGAGCCCGATTCCGACAAGCGCCAATATTGTCAATGTCCATAAAGCGGATGCCGATTTTGCCATTGTGAATTTGAAAGACCAAAAACCGGTTTACTTTCCGGAAAACTACGATTTTGAAGCGGTCAAAGCGTTTTGCAAAAGCGGTGAAGTGACACAGATCGACATTGGCCATAAAGAATCGGTGCTGCCGGAAGGGATTACGGTGATGGACACGCCAGGCGTCGATTCGACGGATGATGCCCACCGGATGTCCACAGAGTCAGCGCTTCATGTTGCGGATATGGTGTTTTACGTCATGGACTATAATCATGTCCAGTCTGAACTGAATTTCAATTTTACGAAAGAACTGCAAAAATACACAGAGCTGTACTTGATCGTTAATCAAATTGACAAACACCAGGACAGCGAATTGTCTTTTTCTGATTTCCGCCAATCGGTCCAGGATTCGTTTGCGGCTTGGGGCGTTGTCCCGAAAGGCATCTTTTTCACGTCCCTGAAAGACTTCAGCCATCCCGGAAACGATTTTGAACAAGTAAAAGGCCTGGTTTCTTCCGTTATGGAAGGCTGGCAAGGCCATGCAGGAGCCGCCGCAGAATCAGCGCTCCAGCAATTAAAAGACGAACATCTGCAATTTCTGGAAAATGAGAAAATGGAACGCCTGCAGGCTTTTTCATCTGTCTTAACAGAAGAAGAATGGGCAATGCGCGAAGAGCTGAAGCAAGAAAGTGAATCGGTGTCCAAACGCTTATCTGTCATGGATTACGAAGATTGGAAATTAAGTTTCGAGAAAAACCGAAAGCAGTTGCTGGAAAACTCGAATATCATGCCTTATGAATTGCGCAACGCATTGACCAATTACTTGGAGTCGGTGCAGCCGAATTTTAAAGTGGGGCTTTTGTTCAGTGCTAAAAAAACGCAGGAAGAACGGGAAGTACGGAAAACAGAAGTGAAGGACCGCTTGTCCGTTGTGGTGGCTTCTCAAATCACCGCTCATTTAAAGAAATTGATGAAGACTTCCCTGAAAGATGCGGGAAAATTAACCGACACAGAATCGCTTGCCATAGATGAAATGGTATTCGATGTGCCCATGTCACTTGTAGAAGACCAAGTGCCGCGGGGAGCTTCCAATACAGCGGATGCTGTGCTGAACTTTGCAAACAGCATCTCAACGGCTGTCCAAAGATGGTTTATCCGGGAAACTGAAGCCTGGAAAAATGCACAGGAAGAAAAATTCAACAGCCTCTCTGACGATGTGGCAACAGAAATGGACATGAAAGCAGAAGGGTTAAACCAGAAGTTGCTGGCAATCCGCACACTCGAGGAAATGGATGAACTTACCGAGAAAGTGAAAAGAGCCTTTTCCGCGATGCTGCCCAAACAAAAACAAGCGGCAGAAGAACGCGTCCAAAAGTGGAACGAAAGCTTCCAGCTTGATGTAGAAGATATGGTGGAATTTGATCCAAGCATGCTTGAACCGCAGAAAGCTGTACAGTCTGAAGCGCGTGGACTGGCTGACGTGCCGGCATATGCAGAGTTTGATGAACAGGCTGTAGTGGAGCGGGCAAAAGGGACAGCAAACATGCTCGAGCCGATTAAAGGATTTGCCGAAACGGCTGAGTACTTGAAGCGCAAAGCGGCAAGACTCGAAAACCAGGAATTTACGATTGCCTTATTCGGGGCATTCAGCGCCGGGAAATCGTCATTTTCCAATGCGTTAATGGGCGAAACGGTGTTGCCGGTTTCCCCAAATCCGACAACGGCGACAATCAACCGGATCCGTCCTGTCAGCAAAGACCATCCGCATGAAACTGCGGATGTCCGGCTAAAAACCGTCTCGCAAATGACAGAAGACGTCCAAAATTCATTTCAGGTGCTTGGCATTGCCGTCAGCTCACTGGAAGAGGCTTATGACAAATCGGCCAACCTGCCGGTAAACGAAGAAACCGAGCAGCAAGTGCACAAATCGTTCATTAACGCCTTCCGAAAAGGCTATCCGCATTTTAAAAATGAACTCGGCAAAACGATTCGGACGGACCGGGAAGAATTCGGGTTATACGTAGCAAAAGAAGAACGAAGCTGCTTTGTCGACGAAATCGATTTCTACTACGATTGTGAACTGACGCGCAGCGGCGTGACGCTTGTCGATACACCGGGAGCGGATTCCATCAATGCGCGCCATACGAATGTTGCGTTCGAATACATCCGGAATGCCGATGCGATTTTGTTTATCACGTATTACAATCACGCGTTCGCCCGTGCTGACCGGGAATTTTTGATTCAACTCGGCCGGGTGAAGGATGCCTTCGAAATGGACAAAATGTTCTTTGTCGTCAACGCGATCGATTTGGCGAACAACGAACAGGAAAAAGAGGCGGTCGTCCAATATGTGCAGGATGAATTGCTGCGCTTTGGCATCCGTTTCCCAAGATTGTACGGCGTTTCAAGTTTAATGGCGCTTCGTGACCGCGAAACCTCCGGTATGCCGGAATTTGAAACGGCGTTTCAGCACTTTTTGAAAGATGAATTGAAAGGGATGGCCGTCCAGTCGCTTGCAGAAGAAGAGCAAAAAACGGTTGACCGGTTCCGCGCGCTGATTGCGCAGACCGAGAGGAACTTGCTGCGCAAAGACGAACGGCTGGAAGAACTGAAGCGGCTTGAACAGCAGCTGCGCATTCTGTTCAGTACATCGCCGGCGGCCATCTTGTCCCGAGAGGCTTTGCAAGAACTCGACGAATTGCTGTATTATGTGAATCAGCGGGTGTTCTACCGCTTTAATGACTTCTTTAAAGAAGCATTCAATCCTTCGGTCTTTTCAAATAAGCCGGCGCAGCAAGCGCTTGATACGGCGCTGCAGGAAATTGCAGATATGACCGCATTTGATTTCCAGCAGGAACTGCGTGTGACGAACTTCCGGTTATCGCAGTTTATCGAGAAAAAGATTGCGGCGCGTTTTAAAGAAGATACCGCCAAATTGCGCGAGATGAATCCTGATTTCTCATTCACGCCTTATGAAGTGGAAGAAACAGCAGCGGTTGAAGTGGACCGGCCATTTACCGGCAGCGATTATTCGTCGGTAAAATCTTATTATAAAAACAACCGAAGCTTTTTCGAGAAAAACGAAAAAGAAAAACTTCGTGACGCTTTGCAGGCTTTAATGGAGCCGGATGCTTTAAAGTATTTGGACAAGGAAAAAGCGGAACTCGGCGAATGGGCGGACACTTGGGTCGACCAGGAAGCAGAAGGCCTTCGCCAGCATATTTTAAGACAGGCTGTAGATCAAATTGAATCCGAGCGTACACTGCTTCAACAAGAAGAAAAACTGAAGGAATGGAAAAACCTGTTTTCTAATCTGATCGCTGAAAGGGTGTAA
- a CDS encoding cupin domain-containing protein, with translation MNADYWIEQLGMEPHPEGGFYKRTFESNEMIVTESHSEQRRLYTSIYFLLRSEDISHFHRLKSDELWYFHGGSALSVHIIDESGRYRVEKLGLDIANGEKPQVLVAKGSIFGSTIEREDAYSLVGCMVAPGFDFADFELFTQNDLLAQFPAHEGIIRKLVYNKLPE, from the coding sequence ATGAACGCAGACTACTGGATTGAACAGTTAGGGATGGAGCCGCATCCGGAAGGCGGTTTTTACAAAAGGACTTTTGAATCGAATGAAATGATCGTCACGGAAAGCCATTCTGAACAAAGGCGCCTGTATACGAGTATTTATTTTTTGCTGCGCTCGGAAGATATTTCCCATTTCCACCGCTTAAAATCGGATGAGCTTTGGTATTTTCATGGCGGCAGTGCCTTGTCTGTCCATATTATTGATGAAAGTGGAAGATACCGTGTGGAGAAGTTGGGGCTAGACATCGCAAATGGAGAAAAGCCGCAAGTCCTGGTGGCAAAAGGCAGCATTTTCGGCTCTACCATTGAAAGGGAAGATGCTTATTCACTCGTCGGCTGCATGGTGGCACCCGGTTTCGATTTCGCCGATTTTGAATTGTTTACCCAAAACGACCTGCTGGCCCAGTTTCCAGCACACGAAGGGATCATCAGAAAACTGGTATACAACAAGCTTCCAGAGTAA
- a CDS encoding SDR family NAD(P)-dependent oxidoreductase has product MLKSFSLEGKTAIVTGAGKGIGKAIALAVAEAGANVMLVARTESDLVEVQKEIGNSRTSYTVADITAREQIQNVVEKTVEQFGAIDILVNNAGMNIRSSLMDATDSEWHKIMDTNAHSVFMFSQEVAKKMDGGGSIVNISSVGGERALKTGVVYAASKAAIIQMTKVMAMEWGPKNIRVNAIGPWYFRTPLTEKLLNDQEYLDSILAVTPMKRVGELPEVATPVVFLASDAASYITGQTLFVDGGMAIHGFS; this is encoded by the coding sequence ATGTTGAAATCTTTTAGTCTCGAAGGCAAAACGGCGATTGTTACCGGAGCAGGTAAAGGGATCGGCAAGGCAATCGCGTTGGCAGTTGCGGAAGCGGGAGCGAATGTCATGCTTGTCGCCCGCACCGAAAGCGATTTAGTGGAAGTGCAAAAAGAAATCGGCAACAGCCGGACGTCTTACACTGTTGCGGATATTACTGCGAGAGAGCAAATTCAAAACGTGGTGGAAAAAACGGTCGAACAATTCGGTGCGATTGACATCCTGGTCAATAACGCCGGCATGAACATTCGCTCGTCGCTGATGGATGCCACAGACAGCGAGTGGCATAAAATCATGGACACGAATGCGCATAGCGTGTTCATGTTCTCGCAGGAAGTAGCGAAGAAGATGGACGGCGGCGGTTCGATTGTCAACATCAGTTCAGTCGGCGGGGAGCGCGCGCTGAAAACGGGAGTCGTCTATGCGGCGTCCAAAGCGGCGATCATCCAGATGACAAAAGTGATGGCGATGGAGTGGGGGCCGAAGAATATCCGTGTCAATGCCATCGGCCCTTGGTATTTCAGAACGCCGCTGACAGAGAAGCTATTGAATGACCAAGAGTATTTGGATTCCATCCTGGCGGTCACGCCGATGAAGCGGGTTGGTGAATTGCCGGAAGTGGCGACGCCGGTCGTCTTTTTGGCTTCTGATGCGGCAAGCTATATTACCGGGCAAACTTTGTTTGTGGACGGCGGCATGGCCATTCACGGTTTTTCCTGA
- a CDS encoding amidohydrolase translates to MKTLWHGGTIYTMAAEGETVEAVLVSDGKIEKIGTYEELGKLAEHEVDLQGKVLYPGFVDSHMHMIGHGEKLLRVDLSKIESSEEMKNELIRSTENLLEGEWYIGEGWNENNFPDRKIFHRTELDEISQSPMMLKRVCRHAVLANSSALALAGITKDTPDPDGGVIVRDNDGEPTGYLLDAAQDLVSSQVPEASIIYLTNALKTSVEDLLSLGLTGAHTEDMGYYGDYSRPLQAFKNVIGEDLKFRAHLLRAHSVFEKMMEGAEYKEPFIDPGAMKIFADGSIGGKTALLSKPYNDDPSTSGVAIHSDDELKELVAMARRHGEAVAIHVIGDLALEKALDAVEAHPVPAGKRDRFIHAMVVREDLVERMQKIDVALDLQPSFTTSDFPWVVERLGEDRIRWSYAWKSLLESGLICAGGSDAPIEEVDPLQGIYAAVARKKASDTHEGYMPHEKLSRYEAIQLYTSGSAAAICKEHERGQIQEGFDADFSVFDRDLFEGPEEQILEAQVEMTVVDGEIMYQK, encoded by the coding sequence ATGAAGACGTTATGGCACGGGGGAACGATTTACACAATGGCAGCAGAAGGGGAAACCGTTGAAGCAGTTTTGGTTTCAGACGGTAAAATAGAGAAAATCGGTACATACGAGGAGCTTGGCAAACTTGCAGAACACGAAGTGGATCTGCAGGGGAAAGTGCTTTATCCGGGGTTTGTCGACAGCCATATGCACATGATCGGACACGGCGAAAAATTATTGCGCGTGGATCTCTCGAAAATCGAATCCTCGGAAGAAATGAAAAACGAATTGATCCGCTCTACAGAAAACCTGTTAGAAGGGGAATGGTATATCGGCGAAGGATGGAATGAAAACAATTTTCCGGACCGCAAAATTTTCCACCGGACGGAATTGGATGAAATCAGCCAATCGCCGATGATGCTGAAGCGGGTCTGCCGCCATGCAGTGTTGGCCAATTCAAGCGCTTTGGCTCTTGCCGGCATCACAAAAGATACACCGGATCCAGACGGCGGCGTCATCGTCCGCGACAATGACGGTGAACCGACCGGCTATTTACTGGATGCCGCACAGGATCTTGTCTCAAGCCAAGTCCCGGAAGCGAGCATCATCTACTTGACCAACGCATTGAAAACGTCCGTGGAAGATTTGCTGTCGCTTGGCCTGACCGGTGCACATACGGAAGACATGGGCTATTACGGGGATTACTCGCGGCCGTTGCAGGCGTTTAAAAACGTGATTGGAGAAGACCTTAAATTCCGGGCGCATTTGCTTCGCGCCCATAGCGTATTTGAGAAAATGATGGAAGGTGCCGAATACAAAGAGCCGTTTATCGACCCAGGCGCGATGAAGATTTTTGCTGATGGGTCCATCGGCGGAAAAACGGCATTGCTCAGCAAGCCGTATAACGACGATCCGTCGACAAGCGGTGTCGCGATCCATTCCGATGATGAACTAAAAGAGCTGGTCGCAATGGCGCGCCGCCACGGCGAAGCAGTGGCGATTCATGTAATTGGCGATTTGGCGTTGGAAAAAGCACTGGATGCCGTTGAAGCCCATCCGGTTCCGGCAGGCAAAAGAGACCGCTTTATCCATGCCATGGTAGTCCGTGAAGATTTAGTGGAACGCATGCAGAAAATTGATGTGGCACTGGATTTGCAGCCAAGCTTTACCACTTCCGATTTTCCATGGGTTGTTGAACGGCTGGGCGAAGACCGGATCCGCTGGTCATACGCCTGGAAAAGCTTGTTGGAAAGCGGCTTGATCTGCGCTGGCGGATCGGATGCACCGATAGAGGAAGTGGATCCGCTTCAAGGCATCTACGCTGCGGTTGCCCGTAAAAAAGCATCTGATACACACGAAGGCTATATGCCGCACGAGAAACTAAGCCGCTATGAAGCCATTCAGCTTTACACAAGCGGAAGTGCTGCAGCCATTTGCAAAGAACACGAACGCGGACAGATCCAGGAAGGCTTTGATGCGGACTTCTCCGTTTTTGACCGCGACTTATTTGAAGGTCCGGAAGAGCAGATTTTAGAAGCTCAAGTGGAAATGACCGTGGTGGACGGGGAAATCATGTACCAAAAATAA
- a CDS encoding sulfurtransferase yields the protein MTVFIKTTDTEKYRWIDARFDLQHPETGREKYAQQHVEGAIHWDLNNDLSDMASNAGRHPMPSKEQVAELIKKSGLAPEDEVVVYDQGGTAFAARAWWLLKYAGFKKVYISKLGFEALKKQGIRVSNELPEYPPSNPELKFNESIYADQEDVKNIIDGKELGVLVDARSPKRFAGIEEPIDPVAGRIPGAHNFDLEQLVKNKQFIEDADFSSVLHKNEPAVVYCGSGVSAAGLYAVLAEKGHESLRLYTGSFSDWIRNEDNVVEIDTADMPEPSDDDSKDILARLIEEGYSGEMLMKKFEYEKSLIDKKE from the coding sequence ATGACAGTTTTTATTAAAACAACGGATACAGAGAAATACAGATGGATTGATGCGAGGTTCGATTTGCAGCATCCGGAAACGGGGCGTGAGAAATATGCGCAACAACATGTGGAAGGCGCGATCCACTGGGATTTAAACAATGACCTCTCAGATATGGCATCGAATGCAGGGCGCCATCCCATGCCTTCAAAAGAACAAGTGGCCGAACTGATCAAAAAGAGCGGGCTGGCGCCGGAAGACGAGGTTGTCGTCTATGACCAGGGCGGCACCGCTTTTGCTGCCCGCGCGTGGTGGCTGTTGAAATATGCCGGATTTAAAAAGGTTTATATCAGCAAACTTGGCTTTGAAGCATTGAAAAAACAAGGGATTCGCGTTTCAAATGAACTACCTGAATATCCACCGAGCAATCCGGAATTGAAGTTTAATGAGTCGATTTATGCGGACCAGGAGGATGTCAAAAATATTATTGACGGCAAAGAACTTGGGGTTTTGGTGGATGCCCGCTCTCCCAAACGCTTTGCCGGCATTGAAGAACCAATTGATCCGGTAGCGGGGCGTATTCCAGGAGCCCACAACTTCGATCTGGAACAATTGGTCAAAAACAAGCAGTTTATCGAAGATGCTGATTTTTCGTCTGTCCTGCACAAAAACGAACCGGCAGTTGTATACTGCGGAAGCGGCGTTTCAGCAGCCGGATTGTATGCCGTACTTGCCGAAAAGGGCCACGAATCGCTCCGCTTGTATACCGGCAGCTTTTCCGACTGGATTCGAAATGAAGACAATGTAGTGGAAATCGACACCGCCGATATGCCCGAACCGTCAGACGATGACTCAAAAGATATATTGGCACGCCTCATTGAAGAAGGCTACTCCGGTGAAATGCTGATGAAAAAATTCGAATACGAGAAGTCGTTGATCGATAAAAAGGAATAG
- a CDS encoding nucleotidyltransferase domain-containing protein: MNGDATKTARELVAKRFPDCETALLAGSVVRGEATSTSDLDLIVIDNNIMSSYRESFIEKGWPVELFVHNSSSYQEYFKSDCERGQPSLPNMVAESIVLTGHQEAEHIKKEARKLLAKGPACWTPKEAEVKRYFLTDALDDFIGTNNRTEELFIANALAEQLGEFVLRINGQWTGTSKWLVRSIKRYDKEFADQFLAAFERYYSAREKEAVIQLAEAVLHTYGGRLFDGFAQGKEGNLDERRLLD, translated from the coding sequence ATGAACGGAGATGCAACGAAAACAGCAAGAGAATTGGTAGCCAAGCGATTTCCGGATTGCGAAACAGCATTGCTCGCTGGCAGCGTGGTTAGAGGAGAAGCGACCTCTACTTCAGATTTAGATTTAATAGTCATAGATAATAATATTATGTCGTCTTATAGGGAGTCTTTCATTGAAAAGGGATGGCCGGTGGAGCTTTTCGTCCATAATTCTAGTTCTTATCAGGAGTATTTTAAAAGCGATTGTGAGCGGGGACAGCCTTCTTTGCCTAATATGGTGGCAGAAAGCATCGTTCTAACAGGCCACCAGGAAGCAGAACACATAAAAAAAGAAGCACGCAAGCTATTGGCTAAAGGCCCAGCCTGTTGGACGCCAAAAGAGGCCGAGGTGAAACGCTATTTTTTGACAGATGCACTCGATGACTTTATCGGTACCAATAATCGGACAGAAGAGCTCTTTATCGCCAATGCCTTGGCCGAGCAGCTGGGAGAGTTTGTGCTGCGGATAAATGGGCAATGGACCGGCACTTCCAAATGGCTGGTTCGTTCCATAAAACGATACGATAAAGAATTCGCCGATCAATTTTTGGCTGCATTTGAACGCTATTACAGCGCAAGGGAAAAAGAAGCGGTCATCCAATTAGCTGAAGCTGTTCTTCATACATATGGCGGCAGGCTCTTTGATGGCTTCGCTCAAGGGAAAGAAGGGAATTTGGATGAACGCAGACTACTGGATTGA